The following nucleotide sequence is from Novipirellula artificiosorum.
GGGATATCACGATGTTTCTTTTGCAAATGATCAAGATGGCCTGCGACGAGACAAATCAAGTAGTTGGCGTGAGGCTTTTCATGGAACCAATGCACCGCCTTGAGCCCTTCGTCGTCAACCTCCTCGCCGATTCGAATTCCGTTGCTCAGCACGGTCATCTCTTTTGGAACGTGGCAGATGATCTCGGAGCTTGACCTTTCATTGGGATAATCGAAGCAGGGGTACCAATGGCGTGATTCGTGAGTCTCGCCCTGAGTCCAAATGTGTGTGTCCGATTCCGGGTATCCCATTTCTGGCGTTCGAAAGTAAAGTCCCGCGGTCGGCTGCGCTTCGTGATCAATGTGTAGCGTGAAATTCGTTCCTGGATCAATCGGCTCGGCCAACAAAATCTTCAAATCCTCCCGTGTCGAAACAAAGTCGGTGATCGCCACCTGATCGCAGCGAACCTCGGTGACCTTCAAATCCTTGGCATCCAAGCAAATCAGGTCTACCGGCTTGGCAATCGGCGTTGCCGTAATTGACGTCGTTCCCGAAACCGTCCGCTGAGCAAAATCAGGGGTCACATCGATTCGGATGTGCAACACGTCAACTTCCCGGTCGGGTGCGTAGTGGTGCGCGCCTTCCAGTTCGACACCCCGCACAAGTCCCGCCTGCGATTCGAGACAATACCGGCAAATCAAATCTTCGGCACTCGTAGCAACGGCAAAGCACCCGAGCAAAAGGATAAGGACAGCAGTGACACAACGTTTCATCTCGAGGTCCGAAAGACAGGAAGGAATGGGATGGAGCAGACGGGTGAATAGAAATCCACCAAATTTCGTCGCCCTTACCCACCGAATGTGACGGTTTGCCCGTTGAATCGGAACGCTGCATTCGGCTGAGGTGGGCAGGGAACATCAAAGGTCAGTCGCTTCGCAGTATAGTCAATGGGCGAGTCGTTACCGAGTGCCTTAACCGATGCATAGAGATCGCGTCTCGGATGAGTTACAATGGTGCTCTTGATACCGAATGACTTTCCCCGTTTCCGCGGCGGCGGTGTGCCTGTGCAACAAAGCTCCAGTTCGACATCACCAACCCTATTGGACCGTGTCCGAGAGTTTGACGCTGCGGCCTGGGATCGGTTGACCAAGCTCTACGGTCCAATCGTCTATCGCTGGTGTCGGCAAGCGGGGTTGCAGGACAACGATGCGGCGGATGTCTCACAGGAGGTCTTTCGAGCCGTTGCGGGCGGCATTGGCGAGTTTCATCGCGAAAAACCTGGCGGAGGATTTCGCGCATGGTTGTGGACCATCACGCGGAACAAGATCCGAGACCACTTCCGTTGGCTGTCCCGACGACCCGGGGGAATCGGTGGGTCGGAGGCAAACGAACGGTTGCAGAATGTTCCCGATCGGGTCATCGAGGAACTGGATCCGCTTGGTGATTTCGACACCACCGGTTGTGTTGCCCATCGAGCCTTGGAGTTCGTGCGGCTCGAGTTCGAAGAACGGACCTTTCAAGCGTTTGTCCGCACGACCGTGGGTGGCCAGCGATCGGCCGAAGTGGCCCTCGACCTTGGGATGAGCGTTGGGGCCGTTTGTACCGCAAAATGGCGAGTCCTGCGACGGCTGCGAGAAGAACTGGATGGCTTGATCTAAGCGGACGCTCACTGCTTCGTAAGTGTCGACTTATCAATGGGTTAGCGTTGATCGGTGCGTCGTCTGAGGAAAACGCAAAAAAAGACGTGTGATGTGATTTCGTTGTACTAGGTAGAACGAAAACCCACTTCAACCGGTTAGAGATCAGGATCATGACGCAACTCAATTGCCCCCAACGCGACCAGCTCACCGCGTTTCTGCAGGGTCAAATTGCCGCAGGACAAGCCAGCCTGATCGGCGAGCACCTCGATGTGTGTGACGAATGTCGAGCCTTGATCGACACCATCAGTGACAACTCTGACACGTTGGTTTCCGCTTTGGCTCGCCCCAAGCCCATCAACGAGTATGCCAACGAATCTGCGTTTGCGCGAGTGGAGTCGTTGATCCAGGCGGTGGGCCGAGAACCGTCATTGCTCAAGGCTAGCCAGAACGCCTCATCTGTTGATGAGAACGCTGAAAAAATGGGACAGATTGGCCAGTACGAGTTGTTGGCCAAATTGGGCGAAGGCGGCATGGGAGCGGTCTACAAAGCGCTGCACACTCGGCTCAAAAAAGTTGTGGCCTTGAAGGTTTTGCCAGAGAACCGGTTGCGGGATACACGAGCGGTTGCACGGTTTGAACGCGAAATGGAAGCGGTGGGTCGCCTAGAGCATGTAAACATTGTCCGCGCCATGGATGCCAATGTCTACGAGGGCAATCACTATCTGGTAATCGAATACGTCGACGGCGTCGATCTTGCGGATTTGGTTCGGACAATCGGACCGCTACCCATCGCCGATGCATGTGAACTGATCCGTCAGGCGGCGATAGGTCTTCAACACGCGCACGAACACAGCCTCGTGCATCGCGATATCAAGCCATCGAACATCATGCTTTCGAGCGAGGGTCAGGTTAAAATTCTCGATCTCGGTTTGGCTCGATTGCACAATGGGCAGCAGGATGAATTGACGTCGAAGGGCCAAATGATGGGGACGCTCGATTACATGGCGCCGGAACAGACCGGACACTCTCATGATGTCGATATCCGAGCCGACATCTACAGCCTCGGTGCGACGCTCTACAAGTTGCTCTGTGGACACGCCCCGTACTCGCACCCGCGCTACGACACGGCCGTCAAGAAGTTAGCAGCCTTGGCGATCGAACCAATCCCGCCCATTGAAGAGCTACGAAGCGAGGTCCCTGACCGACTCGCCACGGCTGTCCACAAGATGTTGGCCAAAGAGGCTGACGAGCGGTTTGCAACACCCATCGAAGTCGTCGACGCCCTGACACCGTTGACCGAAGCTGCGGACTTGAACATGCTGTTCGCCCGCTTTGCAACACGATCAAGCTCAGCAACCGAGGAGTCCAACGCAAGCTGGCTAACGGGCCAGCCGACCGAGAATTACCTCAGCAATCCGATGACCGAGACCCAGTCAAACGCGGCGGATGCCAACGCCGCACTGTCTCCTCCTACCACCGTAGAAACTTTGTCGGACAGGCACGATCGAGCGAGCAAGCTTCAGCCGGAACCCGCGCCCGCCCTCGCAGTCTCTTCGTCAACATCAGATCGAAATCGACGTCCAAGGGTGCTCGTTGCGACGGCGATGATGGGTTTTGGGGCGTTCCTTGCTGCGGTCATGATCATTCGCTTGGCCACCGACAAAGGAGAGATCACGATCCAGTCCTTCGATCCGCAGGTCGAGGTCACGGTCAAGCGAAATGGCGAAGTAGTCGATGGTTTCCAAATCGCCCAGCGGCCCGATGGCACATCGTACTACTCGGGCCAGTATGAAATCGTGATTAAGGATCCGCAATGGAAGAGCGACGAGATCAGCGTCAAGAATGGGACGTTCAAACTATCTCGTGGCGATACGGTGCTGGTTGAAATCGTTCGTAAGGAGGGAGTGGTTTCCACGCCCGTCGCCGATCCTGCCAACGACGACCTCGATCGCAAGGTTGCCGAAGCAGTGCTCAAACAGGGTTTCGACGGACTCATTCTCGTGTTGAAATCGAATGGCGAAGAGCGACGGCCTGTACCAGGAGATGCATTGCCGGACCCCAGCGAACCTTTCTTTATTTCGTATC
It contains:
- a CDS encoding RNA polymerase sigma factor is translated as MVLLIPNDFPRFRGGGVPVQQSSSSTSPTLLDRVREFDAAAWDRLTKLYGPIVYRWCRQAGLQDNDAADVSQEVFRAVAGGIGEFHREKPGGGFRAWLWTITRNKIRDHFRWLSRRPGGIGGSEANERLQNVPDRVIEELDPLGDFDTTGCVAHRALEFVRLEFEERTFQAFVRTTVGGQRSAEVALDLGMSVGAVCTAKWRVLRRLREELDGLI
- a CDS encoding serine/threonine protein kinase, which codes for MTQLNCPQRDQLTAFLQGQIAAGQASLIGEHLDVCDECRALIDTISDNSDTLVSALARPKPINEYANESAFARVESLIQAVGREPSLLKASQNASSVDENAEKMGQIGQYELLAKLGEGGMGAVYKALHTRLKKVVALKVLPENRLRDTRAVARFEREMEAVGRLEHVNIVRAMDANVYEGNHYLVIEYVDGVDLADLVRTIGPLPIADACELIRQAAIGLQHAHEHSLVHRDIKPSNIMLSSEGQVKILDLGLARLHNGQQDELTSKGQMMGTLDYMAPEQTGHSHDVDIRADIYSLGATLYKLLCGHAPYSHPRYDTAVKKLAALAIEPIPPIEELRSEVPDRLATAVHKMLAKEADERFATPIEVVDALTPLTEAADLNMLFARFATRSSSATEESNASWLTGQPTENYLSNPMTETQSNAADANAALSPPTTVETLSDRHDRASKLQPEPAPALAVSSSTSDRNRRPRVLVATAMMGFGAFLAAVMIIRLATDKGEITIQSFDPQVEVTVKRNGEVVDGFQIAQRPDGTSYYSGQYEIVIKDPQWKSDEISVKNGTFKLSRGDTVLVEIVRKEGVVSTPVADPANDDLDRKVAEAVLKQGFDGLILVLKSNGEERRPVPGDALPDPSEPFFISYLSVKLAINDSSDLLSDIGRLSHLNGLNFYNTGAPQASWQDLSPLSGLTQLEHFSRA